One genomic region from Ovis canadensis isolate MfBH-ARS-UI-01 breed Bighorn chromosome 24, ARS-UI_OviCan_v2, whole genome shotgun sequence encodes:
- the ZSCAN25 gene encoding zinc finger and SCAN domain-containing protein 25 isoform X2, protein MPHGEGVQGLDRGAEEQLSQDPGEGTQAFQEQALPVLQAGAGLPAVSTRDQEVAASFLTAGSQGLGPFKDMALAFPEEEWRHVTPAQIDCFGEYVEPQDCGVSPPGLGSKDKEAKTQLADPKGQLACGRAERCGEASLQGPELGRPCEQEAGSSLGNVPGLLPPQHSVAPLPDDLQTHSSFWKPFQCPECGKGFSRSSNLVRHQRTHEEEKSYSCGECGKGFALREYLLKHQRTHLGRRPHVCSECWKTFSQRHHLAVHQRSHTGEKPFQCADCWRSFSRRQHLQVHRRTHTGEKPYTCECGKRFSRNANLAVHRRTHTGEKPYGCQACGKRFSKGERLVRHQRIHTGEKPYRCPACGRSFNQRSILNRHQKTQHRQEPPGQ, encoded by the exons ATGCCCCACGGGGAAGGTGTCCAAGGCCTTGACCGAGGCGCTGAGGAGCAGCTCAGCCAGGACCCTGGAGAGGGGACGCAGGCCTTCCAGGAGCAGG CTCTGCCAGTCCTTCAGGCTGGTGCTGGCCTCCCTGCAGTGAGCACCAGAGACCAGGAGGTGGCAGCCAGCTTCCTGACGGCTGGATCCCAG GGATTGGGCCCATTTAAAGACATGGCCCTGGCTTTCCCTGAGGAGGAGTGGAGGCACGTAACTCCAGCCCAGATAGACTGCTTTGGGGAGTATGTGGAACCCCAGGACTGCGGGGTCTCACCTCCAG GCCTGGGGAGCAAGGACAAAGAGGCAAAGACCCAGCTGGCAGACCCCAAGGGGCAGCTCGCTTGCGGGCGGGCAGAGCGGTGTGGGGAGGCCTCTCTCCAGGGCCCGGAGTTGGGAAGACCATGCGAGCAGGAGGCCGGGAGCTCGCTAGGAAACGTGCCCGGGTTGCTCCCGCCCCAGCACAGCGTTGCCCCGCTGCCCGATGACCTCCAGACCCACAGCTCCTTCTGGAAGCCTTTCCAGTGCCCTGAGTGTGGGAAAGGCTTCAGTCGGAGCTCCAACCTGGTCCGACACCAGCGGACACATGAGGAGGAGAAGTCGTACAGCTGCGGGGAGTGCGGCAAGGGCTTTGCTCTCCGCGAGTACCTGCTGAAGCACCAGCGGACGCACCTGGGCCGGCGGCCGCACGTGTGCAGTGAGTGCTGGAAGACCTTCAGCCAGCGCCACCACCTCGCGGTCCACCAGCGCAGCCACACAGGTGAGAAGCCCTTCCAGTGCGCGGACTGCTGGAGGAGCTTCAGCCGTCGGCAGCACCTACAGGTGCACCGCCGGACACACACCGGCGAGAAGCCATACACCTGCGAGTGTGGCAAGCGCTTCAGCAGGAACGCCAACCTGGCGGTGCACCGGCGGACCCACACCGGTGAGAAGCCCTATGGCTGCCAGGCGTGTGGGAAGCGCTTCAGCAAGGGGGAGCGGCTGGTCCGGCACCAGAGGATCCACACTGGGGAGAAGCCATACCGCTGCCCGGCCTGCGGCCGCAGCTTCAACCAGCGCTCCATCCTCAATCGGCACCAGAAGACGCAGCACCGCCAGGAGCCCCCGGGACAGTGA
- the ZSCAN25 gene encoding zinc finger and SCAN domain-containing protein 25 isoform X1 — protein sequence MLIERPGMAEEPQQQMGGPVVKLEKELPWGRTREDPSPETFRLRFRQFRYQEAAGPQEALRELQELCRQWLRPELHTKEQILELLVLEQFLTILPREFYAWIWEHGPESGKALVAMVEDFTQRALEAKAVPCHVQGQREETALCRDPWEPSVHLGPVEVKPEWGMPHGEGVQGLDRGAEEQLSQDPGEGTQAFQEQALPVLQAGAGLPAVSTRDQEVAASFLTAGSQGLGPFKDMALAFPEEEWRHVTPAQIDCFGEYVEPQDCGVSPPGLGSKDKEAKTQLADPKGQLACGRAERCGEASLQGPELGRPCEQEAGSSLGNVPGLLPPQHSVAPLPDDLQTHSSFWKPFQCPECGKGFSRSSNLVRHQRTHEEEKSYSCGECGKGFALREYLLKHQRTHLGRRPHVCSECWKTFSQRHHLAVHQRSHTGEKPFQCADCWRSFSRRQHLQVHRRTHTGEKPYTCECGKRFSRNANLAVHRRTHTGEKPYGCQACGKRFSKGERLVRHQRIHTGEKPYRCPACGRSFNQRSILNRHQKTQHRQEPPGQ from the exons ATGCTTATAGAGCGTCCAGGGATGGCAGAAGAGCCTCAGCAGCAAATGGGTGGCCCTGTGGTAAAACTAGAGAAAGAGCTGCCTTGGGGCAGGACAAGGGAGGACCCCAGCCCGGAGACTTTTCGCCTGCGGTTTCGGCAGTTCCGCTACCAGGAGGCAGCTGGGCCCCAGGAAGCCCTCAGGGAGCTCCAGGAGCTCTGTCGCCAGTGGCTGCGGCCCGAGCTGCATACCAAGGAGCAGATCCTGGAGCTGCTAGTGCTGGAGCAGTTCCTGACCATCCTGCCACGGGAGTTCTACGCCTGGATTTGGGAGCATGGCCCTGAGAGCGGCAAGGCCCTAGTGGCCATGGTGGAAGACTTCACGCAGAGAGCCCTGGAAGCCAAGGCG GTTCCGTGCCACGTACAGGGACAGCGGGAGGAGACAGCACTTTGCAGAGACCCCTGGGAACCAAGTGTCCACCTGGGGCCTGTGGAGGTCAAGCCCGAGTGGGGGATGCCCCACGGGGAAGGTGTCCAAGGCCTTGACCGAGGCGCTGAGGAGCAGCTCAGCCAGGACCCTGGAGAGGGGACGCAGGCCTTCCAGGAGCAGG CTCTGCCAGTCCTTCAGGCTGGTGCTGGCCTCCCTGCAGTGAGCACCAGAGACCAGGAGGTGGCAGCCAGCTTCCTGACGGCTGGATCCCAG GGATTGGGCCCATTTAAAGACATGGCCCTGGCTTTCCCTGAGGAGGAGTGGAGGCACGTAACTCCAGCCCAGATAGACTGCTTTGGGGAGTATGTGGAACCCCAGGACTGCGGGGTCTCACCTCCAG GCCTGGGGAGCAAGGACAAAGAGGCAAAGACCCAGCTGGCAGACCCCAAGGGGCAGCTCGCTTGCGGGCGGGCAGAGCGGTGTGGGGAGGCCTCTCTCCAGGGCCCGGAGTTGGGAAGACCATGCGAGCAGGAGGCCGGGAGCTCGCTAGGAAACGTGCCCGGGTTGCTCCCGCCCCAGCACAGCGTTGCCCCGCTGCCCGATGACCTCCAGACCCACAGCTCCTTCTGGAAGCCTTTCCAGTGCCCTGAGTGTGGGAAAGGCTTCAGTCGGAGCTCCAACCTGGTCCGACACCAGCGGACACATGAGGAGGAGAAGTCGTACAGCTGCGGGGAGTGCGGCAAGGGCTTTGCTCTCCGCGAGTACCTGCTGAAGCACCAGCGGACGCACCTGGGCCGGCGGCCGCACGTGTGCAGTGAGTGCTGGAAGACCTTCAGCCAGCGCCACCACCTCGCGGTCCACCAGCGCAGCCACACAGGTGAGAAGCCCTTCCAGTGCGCGGACTGCTGGAGGAGCTTCAGCCGTCGGCAGCACCTACAGGTGCACCGCCGGACACACACCGGCGAGAAGCCATACACCTGCGAGTGTGGCAAGCGCTTCAGCAGGAACGCCAACCTGGCGGTGCACCGGCGGACCCACACCGGTGAGAAGCCCTATGGCTGCCAGGCGTGTGGGAAGCGCTTCAGCAAGGGGGAGCGGCTGGTCCGGCACCAGAGGATCCACACTGGGGAGAAGCCATACCGCTGCCCGGCCTGCGGCCGCAGCTTCAACCAGCGCTCCATCCTCAATCGGCACCAGAAGACGCAGCACCGCCAGGAGCCCCCGGGACAGTGA